One Sediminibacillus dalangtanensis genomic region harbors:
- a CDS encoding TerC family protein, producing the protein MDTGILLEYGWTLLALIGLEGLLAADNALVMALIVKHLPEDKQRKALLYGLGGAFIFRFGSLFFISFLIDIWQVQALGAIYLLFISINNLWKIFLKKEEESVVKTAKGSGFWTTVIKVELADIAFAVDSILAAVALATTLPKTTFPAIGGMDGAQFIVILSGGMIGLILIRIAASYIVKLLKKRPGLETAAYTIVGWVAVKLAVHTLAHPQLAIIPADFPETTLWKTIFWVVMIAIALIGWFWKPSNQDSEIKD; encoded by the coding sequence GTGGATACAGGTATTTTGCTCGAATATGGATGGACTTTGCTTGCACTTATCGGTCTCGAGGGACTGTTAGCGGCAGATAACGCTCTGGTTATGGCGCTCATTGTCAAACATTTGCCGGAAGACAAACAAAGGAAAGCACTTCTTTATGGACTGGGAGGAGCCTTTATCTTTCGATTTGGCTCTTTGTTCTTCATCTCTTTTCTAATTGATATTTGGCAAGTTCAGGCGTTAGGTGCAATATACTTGCTGTTTATCTCGATTAATAATTTATGGAAAATCTTTTTGAAAAAAGAGGAAGAATCCGTCGTCAAAACTGCTAAAGGGTCTGGTTTTTGGACGACGGTTATCAAAGTAGAGTTAGCGGATATCGCTTTTGCTGTCGATTCTATTTTGGCAGCTGTTGCCCTGGCGACAACTTTGCCGAAGACAACCTTCCCCGCTATTGGGGGAATGGACGGTGCTCAATTTATCGTCATCCTTTCCGGTGGTATGATTGGTTTGATACTAATCAGGATTGCCGCCTCTTATATTGTGAAATTATTAAAGAAAAGACCTGGCTTGGAAACAGCCGCCTACACCATTGTCGGCTGGGTGGCTGTCAAGCTGGCGGTGCACACATTGGCCCATCCTCAATTGGCGATCATCCCAGCTGATTTTCCAGAAACCACTCTATGGAAAACGATTTTCTGGGTGGTAATGATAGCCATCGCACTGATCGGCTGGTTCTGGAAACCATCGAACCAAGACAGCGAAATAAAGGATTAA
- a CDS encoding DUF6501 family protein has protein sequence MIHKNWENNETVKHIKCVHNDAKKFVVDKTLTPGKVYDVKNETDEFYFIIDNTNRIGGFFKEYFEEV, from the coding sequence ATGATCCATAAGAATTGGGAAAATAATGAAACAGTCAAGCACATCAAATGTGTTCATAATGATGCGAAAAAATTTGTAGTTGATAAGACACTTACTCCAGGGAAAGTGTATGATGTAAAAAACGAAACAGATGAATTTTATTTTATCATTGATAACACAAACAGGATTGGTGGATTCTTTAAAGAGTATTTTGAAGAAGTATAA
- a CDS encoding AbrB family transcriptional regulator: MVALATFFTRLLITYVIGAVGGFLYTWLHLPLPWILGPVTSLLIYKLFPIARTTASLRLRKVSFSILGIQIGSTFTAATLTTVVPYLVPYTVLTLLLIALSLGSAYLITRWVKLDITTSLLGSIPGGLSTVLALSESFNGNTVLVTIFQTIRLVAVLFIIPFSATHLFFHQTQLTQGAVQQQAVNGPTWTILLFIAAFLIGLLLQRWVPASLVLIPMLVTAALQINGIALFQLPNSAYLFAQLTIGVYLGNSISVKDLKTAGKYCLYFLCLAILLIATSFLFGFLFSSFTNLNTATAVLSLAPGGLIEMALTAQSVNGDPSIVSSLQMIRLLTIVLILPFFLKWLFKKLQS, encoded by the coding sequence GTGGTTGCTTTGGCGACTTTCTTTACTCGATTACTTATCACATATGTCATTGGAGCCGTTGGCGGATTTTTGTATACCTGGTTGCATCTACCGTTGCCCTGGATTCTTGGTCCAGTAACGAGTTTGCTAATTTATAAGCTTTTTCCTATTGCAAGAACAACAGCTTCACTGCGACTAAGGAAGGTTAGCTTTTCTATTTTGGGGATTCAGATTGGTTCTACCTTCACCGCTGCCACACTGACCACTGTTGTTCCGTATCTGGTTCCATATACAGTCCTGACTTTGCTCTTGATTGCTTTAAGCTTGGGAAGCGCTTATTTGATCACAAGATGGGTGAAATTAGACATAACAACAAGCTTGCTAGGCAGTATTCCAGGAGGGCTGTCGACAGTTTTAGCATTAAGTGAATCGTTCAACGGAAATACTGTACTGGTTACCATTTTTCAAACCATTCGACTTGTTGCTGTATTGTTCATCATTCCGTTCTCGGCTACCCATTTGTTTTTCCATCAAACGCAATTAACACAAGGAGCAGTGCAACAGCAGGCAGTAAATGGACCGACATGGACCATTCTCTTGTTTATTGCAGCATTTTTAATCGGGTTATTACTGCAAAGGTGGGTGCCAGCCTCACTTGTTTTGATTCCGATGTTGGTAACAGCAGCTTTGCAAATAAACGGAATAGCCCTTTTTCAACTTCCGAATAGCGCATATTTGTTTGCACAGCTGACTATCGGTGTTTATCTCGGGAATTCAATTTCAGTTAAAGACCTGAAAACGGCAGGCAAGTATTGTCTTTATTTTTTGTGTCTCGCTATCTTATTAATAGCGACATCTTTCTTGTTCGGATTCCTTTTTAGTTCTTTTACCAATTTGAATACAGCAACAGCCGTATTGAGCCTTGCACCAGGTGGGTTAATCGAAATGGCATTGACTGCGCAATCGGTAAATGGCGACCCATCGATTGTCAGTTCTCTGCAGATGATCCGCCTGCTAACCATTGTATTGATCCTGCCATTCTTTCTGAAATGGCTGTTTAAAAAACTTCAATCCTAA
- a CDS encoding VOC family protein produces MAYRFQGIDHVQLAAPAGSEQKAREFFADLLGMEEIEKPETLKKNGGIWFLCGAQQLHIGVEQPFDPARKAHPAFYVENLVELKSNLKSSHVKVTEDDRLPGYKRFYLDDPFGNRLEFLEKLS; encoded by the coding sequence TTGGCTTACCGTTTTCAAGGAATTGACCATGTACAACTTGCAGCTCCTGCAGGCAGCGAACAAAAAGCTAGGGAATTTTTTGCTGATTTGTTAGGAATGGAAGAAATCGAAAAACCGGAAACGCTCAAGAAAAATGGCGGCATTTGGTTTCTATGCGGGGCACAACAGCTCCATATCGGTGTAGAACAACCTTTTGATCCAGCCAGGAAAGCGCATCCTGCTTTTTATGTGGAAAATCTGGTAGAATTGAAATCTAATTTGAAAAGCAGTCATGTAAAAGTAACAGAGGATGATCGGCTTCCAGGCTATAAGCGTTTTTATTTGGATGATCCTTTCGGGAATCGTTTGGAGTTTTTAGAGAAATTGAGTTAA
- a CDS encoding FAD-dependent oxidoreductase, translating into MEGKKTDSNMPPYTESFWRDTVQIPSFSRLDRDLEVDVGIIGGGITGIISAYLLAKEGYAVTLLEAGSLLNGTTGHTTAKVTAQHGLIYHELIERFNPTTASAYYQFNLAAMEWIKQIIEQKQIVCDFSEEDAYLFTNSEGGVNSLIEEKNAYKQLGIDHDYIEEVPIDIPVEAALRMNKQYQFHPLKFLTRLLEDMESLGVQIYENTMAIGVEDPQNPVIQTKEGHQVLCQKVVEASHFPFTDARGGFSTRLYPERSYVTAVRTKQPYPGGMYASVDTPMRSIRAVPYQDETLWLIGGESHKTGKGGETEAHYKALIDYAREHFSAEEVSYRWSSQDLTTLDKLPYIGPLSDRQSNILVATGFRKWGMTLAAGAAKLITDIISGKKNRFQKIFAPNRFHPKAHLKAFAKFNADSAKELVKGKMEGSSNTIENIPPSQAGIVRVEGQRTGVYREENGTLHLIDTTCTHMGCEVNWNQAEKTWDCPCHGSRFSATGEVLEGPAKMPLKQKDNR; encoded by the coding sequence ATGGAAGGCAAAAAGACGGACTCAAACATGCCACCCTATACGGAATCGTTCTGGCGAGATACAGTCCAAATCCCTTCTTTCTCAAGGCTGGATAGGGATCTGGAAGTTGATGTTGGAATAATAGGCGGTGGCATTACAGGCATCATTTCTGCATACTTACTAGCCAAGGAAGGTTATGCTGTTACATTGCTGGAGGCAGGAAGTCTATTGAATGGAACCACAGGACATACGACTGCCAAAGTAACTGCACAGCATGGATTGATTTATCATGAATTGATAGAAAGATTTAATCCAACCACCGCTTCCGCCTATTATCAGTTTAATCTTGCAGCAATGGAATGGATCAAGCAGATCATCGAACAGAAGCAGATTGTGTGCGATTTTTCTGAGGAAGATGCTTATCTGTTTACTAATTCCGAGGGAGGGGTCAACTCTCTAATCGAAGAAAAAAATGCATATAAGCAGCTTGGGATTGATCATGATTATATCGAGGAGGTACCGATCGACATACCGGTAGAAGCGGCGTTAAGAATGAACAAGCAATATCAGTTCCATCCGTTAAAATTTCTGACCAGACTCCTGGAAGACATGGAATCCCTCGGGGTACAAATATACGAAAATACAATGGCTATTGGTGTCGAGGACCCTCAGAACCCGGTCATCCAGACTAAAGAAGGGCATCAGGTTCTCTGTCAAAAAGTAGTCGAAGCTTCTCATTTTCCTTTCACGGATGCCAGAGGCGGCTTTTCCACAAGACTGTACCCGGAACGTTCCTATGTAACAGCTGTTCGGACAAAACAGCCTTATCCTGGCGGCATGTATGCAAGCGTGGACACTCCAATGAGATCGATTCGGGCTGTTCCTTATCAGGATGAAACATTGTGGCTAATCGGTGGTGAGTCCCATAAAACAGGAAAAGGAGGAGAAACGGAAGCGCACTATAAAGCACTGATCGACTATGCACGAGAGCATTTTTCTGCTGAGGAAGTGTCATACCGCTGGTCTTCTCAGGATCTTACAACATTGGACAAACTACCATATATCGGTCCGCTTTCGGATCGGCAATCGAATATACTGGTAGCTACTGGTTTTCGGAAATGGGGAATGACGCTGGCAGCAGGCGCAGCTAAACTAATCACGGATATAATAAGTGGTAAAAAGAACCGTTTTCAAAAAATTTTTGCTCCGAATCGATTTCACCCTAAAGCGCATTTGAAAGCTTTTGCGAAGTTTAATGCTGACTCGGCGAAAGAACTGGTGAAAGGGAAGATGGAAGGATCCTCGAATACGATAGAAAACATCCCACCATCTCAAGCAGGCATCGTTCGGGTGGAAGGGCAACGAACTGGTGTTTATCGTGAGGAAAATGGCACCCTTCATCTTATAGACACGACCTGTACTCATATGGGTTGTGAAGTGAACTGGAATCAGGCAGAAAAGACATGGGATTGTCCCTGCCATGGTTCAAGATTTTCAGCAACAGGCGAAGTTTTGGAAGGCCCGGCCAAGATGCCGTTAAAACAAAAAGACAACCGATAG
- a CDS encoding alpha/beta hydrolase, which yields MKHFYREGSNPEAPVLLLLHGTGGTEKDLLPVAEMIDPEASVLGVRGNVSENGMARFFRRLREGVFDEEDLIARTEELHAFLGEAASTYQFDRNNIVAVGYSNGANIAGSLLFHYPQALESAILFHPMVPRRGMELPSLTGTNVFIGAGTNDPLINSKETEELKQLLTNAGAQVTVHWENMGHQLSQREVLQAKSWYSDGRK from the coding sequence ATGAAACATTTTTATCGTGAAGGTTCTAATCCTGAGGCGCCTGTGTTGTTATTGTTGCACGGAACAGGCGGGACTGAAAAGGATCTATTGCCAGTAGCAGAGATGATTGATCCTGAGGCATCTGTTTTAGGAGTAAGGGGAAACGTATCAGAGAATGGAATGGCGCGTTTTTTCCGTCGATTGCGTGAAGGGGTTTTTGATGAAGAAGATTTGATTGCCCGTACGGAAGAACTTCATGCTTTTCTCGGTGAAGCTGCATCTACTTACCAATTTGACAGGAATAACATCGTAGCTGTCGGCTACTCGAATGGTGCCAATATAGCCGGGAGTTTGTTGTTCCATTACCCACAAGCCTTAGAAAGTGCTATATTGTTCCATCCTATGGTTCCAAGAAGAGGAATGGAACTACCTTCTTTGACTGGCACTAATGTATTTATTGGTGCAGGCACCAACGATCCCTTGATAAACAGCAAGGAAACAGAGGAACTGAAACAACTGTTAACGAATGCAGGGGCACAGGTAACTGTTCATTGGGAAAATATGGGTCATCAATTATCTCAAAGAGAAGTATTACAGGCCAAATCATGGTATAGTGATGGTAGAAAGTAA
- a CDS encoding indolepyruvate ferredoxin oxidoreductase subunit alpha: protein MAFVITSPCKTEKAGECMEVCPVDCIEEGKDMFYIDPDICIDCGACEAVCPVEAIYMEDEVPEEENEYIALNRKFFQEN from the coding sequence TTGGCATTTGTGATTACATCACCTTGTAAAACAGAAAAAGCTGGCGAATGCATGGAGGTTTGTCCAGTAGATTGTATAGAAGAAGGAAAAGATATGTTCTATATTGACCCGGATATCTGCATCGACTGTGGTGCATGTGAAGCGGTATGTCCGGTTGAAGCCATCTATATGGAAGATGAAGTTCCAGAAGAGGAAAATGAATATATCGCTCTGAACCGTAAATTTTTCCAGGAAAACTAA
- a CDS encoding cytochrome-c oxidase, translating into MGIRLIKISVIYFLVGVCLGYYMSIAHQYTLTGVHVHINLLGWTALTLAGLIYFVFPSLSENKLGVWHFWLHNLGLPVMILSLTIMLLTGNTALTAGVAIGATLVVIAVFLFALNVILHLNEKNSKFN; encoded by the coding sequence ATGGGTATCCGGCTTATCAAAATTTCTGTGATTTACTTCTTAGTTGGTGTCTGTCTTGGATATTATATGTCTATTGCACATCAATACACACTTACTGGTGTCCATGTCCATATTAATTTGCTAGGATGGACTGCCTTGACTTTAGCAGGTCTTATTTACTTTGTATTTCCATCCCTTTCCGAAAATAAATTGGGAGTATGGCATTTTTGGCTTCACAACCTCGGACTGCCGGTCATGATACTATCTCTTACTATTATGCTGTTAACCGGAAATACGGCATTAACAGCTGGTGTTGCAATAGGTGCTACTTTGGTCGTCATAGCTGTATTCCTTTTCGCTCTCAATGTTATCCTCCATCTAAACGAAAAAAATAGCAAGTTCAACTAA
- a CDS encoding acylphosphatase, whose protein sequence is MTNAYMIAKGNVQGVGFRATAQQKAMEIGVKGWVRNLPNGDVELEAEGTDSQVDKFIETIRKGPHRFIKVEDLDVERNQADKGYDSFEVRY, encoded by the coding sequence GTGACAAACGCATATATGATTGCTAAAGGAAATGTTCAAGGCGTTGGATTCCGGGCTACTGCTCAACAGAAAGCGATGGAAATCGGTGTGAAAGGATGGGTAAGGAATCTGCCAAACGGTGACGTTGAATTAGAAGCTGAGGGAACGGATAGCCAGGTGGACAAGTTTATAGAAACAATCCGGAAAGGGCCTCACCGCTTTATAAAAGTAGAAGATTTAGACGTAGAAAGAAATCAAGCAGATAAAGGCTATGATTCATTTGAAGTCCGTTACTAA
- a CDS encoding histidine phosphatase family protein produces the protein MKRLFMIRHCSAEGQHKDSPLTREGVKQAQVVSTFLQNYGYQLDRIISSPFLRAIESIKPYAERHNLSIEIDERLEERLLSEEPIDDWLDVLEESFTDRDFRLPGGESSNDANLRVGQLIDEIMADDTCENIGIVTHGNLLALLLNSYQADIGFSQWKGFTNPDMYLVQKTGGEYIVERIWSDDEPVVS, from the coding sequence ATGAAAAGACTATTTATGATCCGTCATTGTAGCGCAGAAGGACAGCATAAGGATTCCCCTTTAACGAGGGAAGGCGTGAAGCAGGCCCAGGTTGTTTCAACATTCTTGCAAAATTATGGCTATCAACTGGACCGGATTATATCCAGCCCCTTTTTGCGAGCGATCGAGAGTATTAAACCATATGCGGAACGGCATAATCTGTCCATAGAAATAGATGAAAGGCTGGAAGAGCGGTTGCTCAGTGAGGAGCCGATTGATGACTGGCTCGATGTCTTAGAAGAATCATTTACAGATAGAGATTTCAGGCTTCCTGGAGGAGAATCCTCCAATGACGCCAATTTACGGGTTGGTCAGTTGATCGATGAAATAATGGCTGACGACACCTGTGAGAACATCGGTATCGTAACACACGGGAATTTACTTGCTTTACTGTTGAACAGCTATCAGGCGGATATAGGTTTCTCTCAATGGAAAGGGTTTACTAATCCGGATATGTATTTAGTTCAAAAAACAGGTGGAGAGTATATAGTGGAACGTATTTGGTCTGATGACGAACCTGTTGTGAGTTAA